Genomic DNA from Desulfuromonadales bacterium:
TTTGATTGGTCAGGTGTGCCCTGTAAATAGGCAACCGCCATCGGAAATGCCCTTTTATTGGGCTTGTTTGTAAGGCAAATATACTTGTTGTGACCGAGCGAATCGCATGTGTGTACGATAAAATATCAATTTTACGAGCGGTTTTGTGATAACAGCCATTTCCTTTTTTTTGGGCAAACTATTTGCTTTGGTTGATGGTGAAGCAATTCGATGTGCCCGGCAAAATTTCTTGCCGGACAACGGGTTGATAGGTATACTTTGCCTTTCGTTTCCCGGCAGCCTAACTTCTCCAGGGAGGTATTTTACATGAGAAAAGTCGAGGCCATTATCAAGCCCTTCAAGCTGGATGAAGTCAAAGAGGCCTTGAATGAGATCGGCATTCAGGGGATCACGGTCAGCGAAGTGAAAGGGTTTGGTCGGCAGAAGGGGCATACGGAATTGTATCGCGGCGCGGAATACGTGGTTGATTTCATCCCCAAGATCAAGATGGAGATCATCGTTCGCGACGACCTGGTGGCGAAGGTGGTGGACACCATTGCCGAAGCGGCCCGCACCGGCCGGATCGGCGACGGGAAAATATTCGTTACCCCTGTCGACGAGGTAATGCGTATCCGGACCGGTGAGCGCGGCGACGACGCGTTGTAATTTCCGGCGGAGTTTCTGTTTCATCCAAACCGCTCTTCCCTCGTAACGGGATGAGCCTAATTCCATCAAAAGGAGATAGCGTAATGACCCCACGTGAAGTCGTAGCCTTTGCAACCGAAAACAAGGTCCAGATGGTGGACTATAAATTTCTCGACTTCGTCGGGATCTGGCAGCATTTCACCACCCCGATCAGCGAATTCAACGAAGACATCTTCGAAGAAGGTCTCGGTTTCGACGGCTCTTCGATCCGCGGCTGGCAGCCGATCCACAACAGCGACATGACCATCGTGCCGGATGCGACCACCGCCAAAATCGACCCGTTTCCCGAAATTCCGACCCTCAGCCTTATCTGCAACATTTTCGATCCGATCACCAAGGAAGGGTACACCCGCGACCCCCGCTTCATCGCCCGCAAGTGCGAGGCATACCTGAAGTCGACCGGCATTGCCGACACCGCTTATTTCGGCCCCGAGCCTGAATTCTTCATTTTCGACGATGTCCGCTTCTCTTCCACCAACAACCAGTCCTTCTACCTGGTCGACTCGATCGAGGGGGCCTGGAACTCGGGCCGCGAAGAGTTCCCCAACCTCGGCTACAAGCCGGCGCACAAGGGCGGTTATTTCCCCGTCGCTCCGACCGACTCCCTGATCGACCTCCGTAATGAGATGGTGCAGGTCCTGCAGAGCGTCGGCATGCGCATTGAGGCTTCCCATCACGAGGTGGCCTCCGGCGGGCAGTGTGAAATCGACATGCGCTTCGATTCCCTGCTCAACATGGGCGACACCCTGCAGTGGTTCAAGTACATCATCCGCAACGTCGCTTTCCGCAACGGCAAAAGCGTCACCTTCATGCCGAAACCTCTCTACGGCGACAATGGTTCCGGGATGCACTGCCACCAGTCCCTCTGGAAAGACGGCGTCAACCTCTTCGCCGGCGACGGCTACGGTGGCCTCTCCAAGATGGCCCTCTACTACATCGGCGGCATCATGAAGCACGCCAAGGCCCTGTGCGCTTTCACCAACCCCGGCACCAACTCCTACAAGCGCCTGGTCCCCGGCTTCGAGGCCCCCGTCAACCTGGCCTACTCCAACCGCAATCGCTCCGCCTCCCTGCGCATCCCGGTGACTTCCAATCCCAAGTCGAAGCGCATCGAGTACCGGACTCCTGACCCCTCCTGCAACGGCTACCTCGCCTTCTCGGCCATGGTGATGGCCGGTCTGGACGGCGTCCTGAACAAAATCGATCCGGGTGAGCCTCTGGACAAGGACATCTACGGGCTTTCCCCCGAGGAGCTCAAGGACATCCCGAACGTCGCCGGCAGCCTCGAGGAGGCCCTCAAGTGCCTCAAGGAAGACCATGCCTTCCTGCTTAAGGGGGATGTCTTCACCGAAGACGTCATCGAGAAGTGGATCGAGTACAAGACGGAAGCCGAGGTCAACCCGGTGCGGATGCGCCCGGTTCCCCTCGAATTCGCCCTTTACTACGACTGCTGATTTCGAACAGAGACTTTGTTACAGCAAAAAAGCCCCCGGAACT
This window encodes:
- a CDS encoding P-II family nitrogen regulator, which encodes MRKVEAIIKPFKLDEVKEALNEIGIQGITVSEVKGFGRQKGHTELYRGAEYVVDFIPKIKMEIIVRDDLVAKVVDTIAEAARTGRIGDGKIFVTPVDEVMRIRTGERGDDAL
- the glnA gene encoding type I glutamate--ammonia ligase, with translation MTPREVVAFATENKVQMVDYKFLDFVGIWQHFTTPISEFNEDIFEEGLGFDGSSIRGWQPIHNSDMTIVPDATTAKIDPFPEIPTLSLICNIFDPITKEGYTRDPRFIARKCEAYLKSTGIADTAYFGPEPEFFIFDDVRFSSTNNQSFYLVDSIEGAWNSGREEFPNLGYKPAHKGGYFPVAPTDSLIDLRNEMVQVLQSVGMRIEASHHEVASGGQCEIDMRFDSLLNMGDTLQWFKYIIRNVAFRNGKSVTFMPKPLYGDNGSGMHCHQSLWKDGVNLFAGDGYGGLSKMALYYIGGIMKHAKALCAFTNPGTNSYKRLVPGFEAPVNLAYSNRNRSASLRIPVTSNPKSKRIEYRTPDPSCNGYLAFSAMVMAGLDGVLNKIDPGEPLDKDIYGLSPEELKDIPNVAGSLEEALKCLKEDHAFLLKGDVFTEDVIEKWIEYKTEAEVNPVRMRPVPLEFALYYDC